From a single Sander vitreus isolate 19-12246 chromosome 4, sanVit1, whole genome shotgun sequence genomic region:
- the LOC144516665 gene encoding uncharacterized protein LOC144516665, giving the protein MAPTEDIVKWQTNQIIKYLLEDEDEHQHRCLLDAGLEVDSVTASNDENFDPVQIADKLRSVADALNGDPRFQSALTDLKKAAANEAFEEAFSHSMETLCQTQVSQRAEVASEMQLIRASVAFGLYVIKSSPELKLKVQSAMIAFLERPGVVSWVTKQGGWDKVKDV; this is encoded by the exons ATGGCTCCAACAGAAGACATTGTCAAGTGGCAGACGaatcaaataatcaaatatCTGCTTGAAGACGAGGACGAACATCAACATCGTTGTCTGTTAGATGCTGGATTGGAGGTTGACAGCGTAACAGCGAGCAACG ATGAAAATTTTGACCCAGTTCAGATAGCTGATAAACTGAGGAGTGTGGCTGATGCCCTGAATGGTGACCCCCGGTTTCAATCTGCACTGACTGACCTGAAGAAGGCAGCAGCAAACGAG GCCTTTGAAGAAGCATTTAGCCATAGCATGGAGACCTTGTGCCAGACTCAGGTCTCTCAGAGGGCTGAAGTGGCTTCAGAGATGCAGCTGATCAGGGCCTCGGTGGCCTTCGGGCTCTATGTTATTAAATCCTCCCCAGAGCTAAAATTAAAGGTCCAAAGTGCCATGATTGCATTCCTGGAAAGGCCAGGTGTGGTCTCATGGGTGACTAAGCAAGGTGGATGG GACAAAGTGAAAGACGTTTGA